A window of Streptomyces profundus genomic DNA:
ACAGTTCGTGCAGCGTCCGCAGGGAGATGTGGTGGTGTGCGGCGATATCGATCGGCCGCAGGTCGGCGTCGTGCAGGTCGCGCTCGATGAAGGCGTCGATCCTGGCCAGCAGCGCCTGCCTGCGGCTCTCCGGCGGGACGGCACGGGCGATGTCCAGCCGGCCGGCGAGGAGCGTCACCGCCAGGTCGACCGCGACGGAACCGAGCCCGGCCAGCTCGGCCGGGCCGCACTCCGGCGCGTGCCTCAGGAACCCGGTCAGGTGCTGGGCCAGCAGCGCGCCCGATCCGGTCCGCGCGGGCAGGCGCGCGGCCAGCAGCCGGTCCACCTGGGCGAAGGGCAGCGGGAGCAGCGCCCGGGGCAGGCGGACCATCTCCACCCGGGCCGGGCGGCCACTGCCTCGGAACTCGGCCCGCAACGGCCGGGAGGTGGAGTAGAGGCCCAGGTCGCCCACGCCGAGCCAGGAGTTGCCGCGGTTCTGCTCCAGCCCGATCCGGCCGCCACGGACCGCGAAGAGGTAGTAGTCCTCCGGGTCATGCCGCCGGATGTGCGTGCGCG
This region includes:
- a CDS encoding helix-turn-helix domain-containing protein, with protein sequence MSLSTDGLPAGDRFDWWEQLMRAEVMALSMASERPERFRGRVDSVGAPDTTVSSWWLSSATGVRTRTHIRRHDPEDYYLFAVRGGRIGLEQNRGNSWLGVGDLGLYSTSRPLRAEFRGSGRPARVEMVRLPRALLPLPFAQVDRLLAARLPARTGSGALLAQHLTGFLRHAPECGPAELAGLGSVAVDLAVTLLAGRLDIARAVPPESRRQALLARIDAFIERDLHDADLRPIDIAAHHHISLRTLHELFRERPDTVSATIRRRRLERSRADLGDPRLRHKTVGEIALAWGFRHPADFSRAFRAAYGIPPGEFRQAAPSDAPEARRLR